The DNA segment AACCGGTTTCACATAAAAGAAGAAGCTGTATGTATGTCTTTATCCCCCCTGCCCGAAAGACAGATAACGATAATCTGCTCGTGGGACATCGAGGGAGCGATCTTGCGCACATGGGCGACGGCGTGAGCGGTCTCAAGTGCGGGTATTATTCCCTCAACTTCCGAGAGAAAGGAAAACGCAGAAAGGGCCTCTTCGTCCGTAACGGACACATACTCAACCTTGTCCGAGTCCTGAAAATACGAATGCTCTGGGCCCACGCCCGGGTAATCAAGCCCGGCTGCAACAGAGTGAGCGCCTTTCACCTGGCCGTCAGCGTCCTGAAGCAGGTAGGTTTTGCTTCCGTGAAGAACCCCTACGGAGCCCGCTGTTATGGTCGCCGAATGCAGATCACTCTCAATTCCGTGGCCCGCTGCTTCAACACCGATTTTGCGCACGCCCTGCTTCTCTATAAAGGGAAAGAAAAGACCCATGGCGTTTGAGCCGCCTCCAACGCAGGCAACAAGGGTGTCGGGGAGCCTTCCTTCCGCGGCGAGTATCTGCTCCCTCGCCTCGCGTCCGATTACTGACTGGAAATCCCTTACCATCATCGGGTAGGGATGGGGACCGGCGACGCTTCCTATTATATAGAAAGTGTTTCTGACGTTAGTGACCCAGTCTCTCATGGCCTCGTTCATGGCGTCTTTAAGCGTCTTCGTGCCCGAGCCAACGGGCATTACCTCGGCACCCAGAAGCTTCATGCGGAAAACGTTTAGTTCCTGGCGCTTGGTGTCCTCCTCCCCCATGTATATCACGCACTCCTTGTTCATAAGTGCGGCTACAGTGGCCGTTGCAACTCCGTGCTGTCCCGCCCCGGTTTCGGCTATTATCCTCTGCTTGCCCATTCTCTCGCAGAGAACCGCTTGGCCTATCGTGTTGTTTATCTTGTGTGCTCCCGTGTGGGCGAGATCCTCTCTTTTAAGGTAAATCTTGGCGCCGCCGAGGCTCTCAGTCATCGCGCGGGCGTAGTAAAGCGGGGTGGGCCGCCCCACGTAGTGCTTCAGGTAGTAATCGATCTCCTCGTGAAAGGTCTTGTCCGCCGCGGCCTCCTCGTAGCCCTTCTGAAGCTCTATCAGAGCCGGCATCAGGGTTTCCGAGACGTAGCGGCCACCGAAATCCCCGAAATGACCCCCCACGTCAGGGTAGCTGTATTTCCGGTTAGTTTTGCCCATCACTCACAGCCTCCATGAACCTCTCAAGCTTCGTATGGTCTTTTATCCCCGGGAAACTCTCAACCCCGGAACTTACGTCAATGGCGTAGGGACCTACCGCCCGTATGGCATCGCGCACGTTATCCGGGTTAAGTCCTCCGGAAAGTATAACGAATTTGTCCTCAAGTTTCCGGCGAGCGAGAACGTCCCACGAAAAATTCTCTCCCGTCCCCCCGTAGGCGTCGGGAGAGTAAGTGTCGAAAAGAAAAGTGTCCGTATCGTATAGATCGATCGTATCAAGACTGTCTGCGTTTTTTACCCTTATGACCTTTATGTAGCCCTCGCCGAACGCGGCGCAGAACCCAGGGGTCTCGTCTCCATGGAATTGGTAGACGTCAAAACCCGCGATCTCCTTTGCCTCGCGCAGGGAAGCCGCTTCAGCGTTAACGAAAACCCCCACTTTCGTTACAAACGGGGGAATCTGCCTGATCACCTCTCCTGCCTCGCGGGGCGTAATGAACCTCGGGCTTTTCTCATAGAAAATAAAACCGAGCGCCGAGGCTCCGAGCCGCACGGCGCAGAGAGCGTCTTCCAAGTTAGTTATCCCGCACACTTTTACTCTAGTCATTTGCGGGTAATCCTAACCGATGAGACAGAATTAATTAACCCGAATTTAAGCGCGAAAAAACAAAAGCCCTCCCGCATCGTCTCCAATGCGAAAGGGCTTCAGCCTAACAGATTAATAAGGAAGGAGAAAAAAACTTGTTCCTTCACGCGGATCCTAGAAGTAGGCCTGAACCTGCGCTCTTACCATCGACTCATCAGACTCTACGCCAGCGAGATCCTCTTCCCTCTGGAAAGTATAGTCAAGCTGTATTTTCCACTTGTGATTACCGCTTAGGTAGTAGTTAAGTCCCTGAGTGAATGTCCACACATTGTCAAGATCATTTCCTGCGCCTTCATCAAGAGTGACTCTCGCGTACCTTGAGGCAAGTTCAATTTTCTTCGGAATCAGAAAGAAACCGCCTTGGACTCTGAAACCATAGTCATAGGCTGTCTCGATACCCGTTTCATCTGGATTCACCCATCTTCCGATATACTCGCCGATGAGGTTAAATCTCGGGTCCCTGTAGTTCACGTCGGCGGTAAAAGAGGTTGCTTTTCCACCAGCCGACAAATCTCTTTCGCCTTCGTGAATTCCGATATTGCTGTCTTTGCTACCTTCCTCAACATCTATACCGGCAACAGCGACTCCTACTATCAAGGTTGGTTTCCTAGCAAAATTCTCTTTTATCTTCTTTGCTTTTCCGCCGAGAATGGCCGCTTGAACTCTTCCTGCCCAGAGCACGCCCGTATTATCTTTGTCGTTTTTCACGTTCGCACCCTGACCCTGAAAAAGACCGAAATCATAGCGAATCATCCCGTCTCCCAAAAGACCGTAAACACCTCCACCGATATCCCTGCCGTACTCAAAGTAGTCGGTTATGATAGAGCGTCCGACCAGTTGAAGCGCGGAAGAGGAATTAAGCCGCTCCTTGTTAAATGGAACCTTGTACTGACCCACTACAGGAACAAGAGCCCTGTTCTTGGCAAACGAAAGCTTTATGTCTTTCAGTTCCCCGTTTCTTGAGAGATCGTATTCAACTTTATATTTCATCCACGGAGCAAAGGCGTTACCGTCCCACACTACCCTGAGCCTTCTTACCCTGAAACCGAGACCCTCGTTGTCACCTCCGTCAGAATTTATGTAATTGGCCAAGAACTGGCCGCGAAGCCTCATTCTCATCTTGTAGTTCTTGTCCGCGGTCTGGAAAGTAAGACCCGTGCCTTTTTTAGTTTTGACCTTTATTTTGTTGTACCAAGCTTTGGTGTCCGTGGCCTCGTACATCTTCATGTTCATCTGCTGGCTCTGCTGCTCGAGCATTTCTATCTTCTTCTTCAGTTCCTCGATCTGGGCCTGAATACTGTCCTCGCCGGCGTTTGCCTGCAGGGGCATAAAGGAAAACAGCGTCATGAAAGACACTGCCAAAACTGCTAAAAATCTCATCTCTCATGTCCTCCTTAGGTGTTTATTACTATGCTTTGAACAACTGTGAGCTAATGATATGCGCGAATGGTTAATTCATAATAAACGAATTGTTAGTTCTATGTTAAGAGGCCGCACCGAGCAATTGATGTACACCTGCGCATTCTGTAAATTAAGAGGGAAAGCATATGGAAAAGCTCATAGCGGTAGTAGATGACGAAAAGGACATACTCAACCTTATAACCCACCACCTGAAGCGCGAGGGGTATCAGGTAAAGTCCTTTCAGAGCGGAAAGGATTTTCTGCTCTACATAAATTCCGTCCCGCCGGACCTGGTGCTGCTTGACATAATGCTCCCCGGCCTAGACGGCTTGGAGATCTGCAGGATCCTGAAAAGCAAGACCTCCACTGAATCTATACCAATAATAATGATCACCGCGAAATCCACCGAGGCCGACATAGTCGTGGGCCTCGAACTAGGCGCTGATGACTACATAGTGAAGCCCTTCCGTACCCGTGAGCTTGTCGCCAGGGTGAAAAGCATCTTGAGAAGATACGCGATGAAAGATCCTGGAGACGGAACGCTTCGAGTCGGTCCCCTCAGCATAAACCCCGCAAGCTATGAAGTATCCGTTTATTCACGGAAAATCGACCTCACCACAACTGAGTTCAGAATACTCGAGACCCTAGGGGAAGCGGAAGGAAAGGTGTTCACCCGCGATCAGCTGCTGAAAAGAAAGACGCTGTGGGGAGACGAAAGGGTGGTTTTTGACAGGACCATAGACGTCCACATAAAAAACCTGAGAGAGAAACTGGGTTCCGCCGGTAAGATGATAAAGACTGTGAGAGGAATCGGTTACAAACTAGAAGAGATCCAAACAGCTTGAAGATATTCAGAAAACATTTTCTATACCTGCTTTGCATAGCCGCCGCCGCGGCCCTGCTCGCGGTGCTGCTTCCCCCCGGGCGCGGCCCCCTCGGCTACATCATTTACGTGTTCGCGTTTGTCGTGTTCGGATTCATCCTCTCCTGGATCATCGAAAGGGATATTCTCAAGGACTTTTCAAGGATATCAAAGGCACTTGAGCATTTGCCCGAAAAGCAGAAAAAGGCCCGGAAGACGGGCCGCAAGGTAGGCGGCTTTGACACGGGGGTTTCGATCTCCATAAGCGAACTCTCAGAGAGAATTTCCCTTCAGATGCAGTCAGCTGAGAGAGAGGGAAACCAGCTTAAAAGCATAATCGAATCCATGTGGGAAGGGGTCATAATAATATCGAGGGAAGAGGAACTGCTGCTTCTAAACGACACCGCGAAGGAAATGTTCGCAATAGACGACGCGGCCATCGGACGACCCTACATGGAAACCGTGAGAAACCCCGACCTCCAGGCGCTTATCTCCCGGATGCAGCGGAAGAAAAAATCGGCCACCCAGGAAATATCCGTGCTCTACCCCCAAGAAAGATCATATCTTGTGAGCGTCCGCGTGAGTCCACGCTACAGGGAAATCGTGGTAGTGATATTTGACATCACGGAATTCAAAAACCTTGAGCGTATAAAGGCGGATTTCGTGGCGAACGTCTCCCATGAGCTCAGAACCCCGCTTACGTCCATAAAGGGATACATTGAAACCCTTCTTGATAAAAGCTACGACACAAACGCGGAGAAAAAAAAATTTCTCGAGATAATAGAGGAGAACACCGACAGGCTCATAGCCATAGCCTCAGATCTGCTCGTGCTCTCCGAGCTTGAAAGCGGGGAAACCGATACTCAGGACTCAAGGAAGGGGGACGAAGAAATCGATATAAGGGAAACGATCCTTCGCTCCGTGGGTTCGCTTGACTCCCTTTTCTCGAAAAACAGAGTCAATCTTTCCCTTGAGATAGAAGACGGCATGCCCCCTTACAGGGCAAACAGGTTCCTCGTGGAGCGCATGTTGATTAACCTCGTTGAGAACTCGGCCAAGTACACTCCCGCCGACGGTTCCGTTTCTGTCCGCGCCTCGGCACAAAACGGCTCCCTCCGCATAGAGATTGAGGATAGCGGAATTGGAATTCCCCCGGAGCACCACGAGAGGATATTCGAGAGGTTCTACAGGGTGGATAAGAACCGCTCGAGGGAAATAGGGGGGACGGGGTTAGGCCTCAGCATAGTAAAACACATAGTGATACAGCACGGGGGAACCATAGCCCTCAGAAGTACAGAAGGCGAGGGGAGCACTTTTACGGTCGAGCTTCCGCACCGCGATCAGTGAGCGCGGGAGACGGTTAGTTCATCTCCGAAGTGTGCTGATGCTTAAGCACCTCTCCGGTGGCTATGTAATAGGCGTCCTCAGCTATGTTCGTCGCGAGATCCGCCACTCTCTCAATGTGTCTTGCGACATAGATGTAGCGAAGTGCCCTGTTAAGCGTGGAAGGGTCCGACATCACGAAGGTTATGAGTTCCCTTACTATCTGGGGCTCGTAGTTATCGACCTCGTCGTCTTTCTGGCATACCGCGACTGCCAGCTTCGCGTCCCGCCTTATAAACGCATCGAGGCTCTCTCTCAGCATCTCCATCGCCTTATCGGCCATCTTGGGAATGTCCACAAGCGGCTTTATCGGCGGGTAGTCGGCCATGAAAAGGGCCATTCTCGAGATGCTAGAGGCGTGATCCCCTATCCTCTCGAGATCGTTGTTAACCTTCATTATCATGGTGACGGTCCGAAGATCCTTGGCCTCGGGCTGGTAAAGAGCCAGGATCTTTACGCAAAGATTGTCTATCTCGATCTCCATGGCGTTTACCTGATCGTCGGTGCTGATCACTTCCTGCGCAAGGATCATGTTACCCTCCCTGAGGGCCTTTATGCTCTTGGCGATCATGCTTTCGACGAGCGACGCCATCTCAAGCAGTTTCTTGTTAAGAAGCACGAGTTCCTCTTCGTACTTTATCATCCGTGATCGCTTCATCGAGACGCGCCTCCTAGCCGAACTTGCCCGAAACGTAGTCTTCGGTGTGCTTTTTGGCGGGGTTAAGGAATATCTTCTCCGTGGTGTCAAACTCCACTATGTCACCTATGTACATAAAGGCCGTGTAATCCGAAACCCGGGCGGCCTGCTGCATGTTGTGGGTCACGATCACTATGGTGAACTTGCTTTTAAGCTCCGTAACCAGATCCTCTATCTTGGCCGTGGCTACGGGATCGAGCGCCGAGCACGGCTCATCCATCAAGAGCACGTCCGGTTCAACCGCTATGGCCCTTGCGATGCAGAGTCTTTGCTGCTGGCCTCCCGAGAGGCTCATGGCGCTGTCGCTAAGCCTGTCATTTACCTCGTCCCAGAGGGCTGCGCGCTTGAGGTTCTTCTCTACGATATCATCAAGAACAGATTTTTTCTTGATCCCCGCTATCCTCGCCCCGTAAGCAACGTTTTCGTAGATTGACTTCGGAAACGGGTTTGATTTCTGAAATACCATGCCGACCCTTTTTCTAAGATCGGTGATGTCGACGTCGGGGTCGAATATGCTTTTGCCGTTAATCGATATCTCCCCTTCGACCCTGCAGTCGTCAATGAGATCGTTTAAGCGGTTAAAGCAGCGAAGCATCGTGGATTTGCCACAGCCCGAAGGGCCTATAAACGCCGTTACATGTCTTCTTGGGATATTCATGTTGATGTCCCGAAGGGCCTGCTTTGCACCGTAAAAAAGGCTCAGGTCTTCGACTTCGACCAAGGGATCGGGGACGGGCTTTGCCTTCTCTTGTTTTCTGGCCTTGGGAGCCGGGGCGGCTCCGTTTATCTCTGGGGCTCTGAATTCTTGTCTCTCCATCGGTTCTCCAGACAGCATTAAATCTTCCTCCTCTACTTATACACTATAAAACTACACCGCGGAAGTCGCATATTTTTTCCTCAGCCTGTTTCTTATTATTATCGCCGTTATGTTAAGAACAACCACTATCAGTATGAGCAGAAACGCGGTCATAAACACCATGGGTTTCGCAGCCTCGGCGTTTGGAGACTGAAAGCCGAGATCGTATATGTGGAATCCGAGATGCATGAACTTTCTCTCGAGATGAAGGAAGGGGAAGTGCCCGTCTATGGGAAGATCAGGCGCAAGCTTAACGACCCCCGTTATCATAAGCGGTGCCACCTCCCCAGTGGCCCGGGCGACCGCGAGGATAAGACCCGTGAGTATGGCCGGAAGCGCGCTCGGTATAACTACTTTCCAGGTAGTCTCAAACTTAGTGGCCCCAAGTGCAAGCGAACCTTCCCTTATGTTTCTCGGAACTGCCGCAAGCCCCTCCTCGGTCGCAACTATCACCACCGGAACAGTGAGAAGAGCCAGGGTAAGCGACGCCCACAGTATGCCTCCCGTGCCGAAAGTCGGACTTGGGAGAGCTTCCTTGAAAAACACCGTATCGATTATGCCCCCTATTCCGTAGAGAAAAAATCCCACTCCGAAAACCCCGAACACTATCGAGGGAACCCCGGCAAGGTTATTAACGCATATTCTGACTATCCTCACCATCACTCCCTGCCTAGCGTACTCCCGCAGATAAAGCGCCGCTACGATTCCGAAAGGCATGACCACTATGCTCATGATCAGCACCATGAGCACCGTGCCGAAAATGGCGGGGAAGATTCCACCCTCGGTGTTCGCCTCCCTCGGGTTATCGGTAATAAATCCCCAGAACCTCTTTACGTAAAAACCGGCTTTCTCCGCAAATCCCATGTCGTTTGGGCGATAAGCCATGACGATTTTCCCAAGCGGTATCACCTTCTCGTTTCCATCCGCTGAGAGCATCACCGCCTCGTTTCTGTTAAGTTCCGAATACAGCGCTTCAAGCTTAGCCTCGCTTGCCTTGTAGCGCTGCTCGTACTCTTTTATTCTCAGGCGATACTCAGCCTCCTTCACCGGGTTATCCTCTCCGCGCATGGAAAGTCCCCTGAGCTTGAGGCGTTGCCGCTCGATCCCGTAGTTTATGTCCCCTATCTCACCTTTCTCTATCTTGAGTATCTTGGTATGTATCCTGTTTGCGTCACGTATTAGATCATCAAGAATGGTGAAAGCTTCGGGATTCCCGCCCGGGATAACCCGCCCTTCCCTCCTTATCTCCTTTAGGTAGCCGTGATAATCTCCCCATTCGCGTCGCTCAAGCACCACGGCGTCGCGGGGATAGTCTCGCGACGCTATGTCCACCTCGTCTATCCATCTGAAGTCAAGGCCGTAGAGATCCCTGTTTCCTATCTTAAGCTTGATGCGGGACTCCGAACCGCTCGCGCCGTCTTGTCCCCGCACGGATTCCCTCGCGTGAAGCTGCCCCAGGTAGACAGAGCCGTCCCTGAGCGTGTAGCGCCCGATGTCCGCCGGCCACATCGAACCCAAGCCCTTTGTGGCTATCAGAAACAAAAGCCCCCCTATCATCACAAGCGTGATCATGAGAGCAAGGCCCGATATCCAAATGTAGGCGTCGCCTGCTTTCCAGAACCTAGGCATCGGACTGCGCGTACTTCCTCCTGAGTCTCTGGCTTAGAATTTCCGCCAGGGTGTTAAGCAAAAAGGTGACCACAAACAGCAGAATCGCCGTCAGGAAAAGTACCCTGTAGAGGGTTCCCCCGTGCGGGGCCTCGGGAAGCTCAACAGCGATGTTGGCCGAGAGAGCCCGGAAGCCGTTAAAAAAGCTCCAGTCCATAACCGGGGTGTTACCAGTGGCCATGAGCACGATCATCGTCTCTCCCACGGCTCTTCCGAAACCTATCATGACGGCCGAGAATATGCCGGCGCTTGCCGCAGGCACAACTATCCTCATGGCCGTCTGCCACCTGTTGGCCCCGAGGGCCAGAGAGCCCGCGGACAGAGTTCTAGGAACGCTTGAGAGCGCGTCTTCGGAGATGGTGAATATGATGGGAATCACTGTAAAACCCATCGCGAATCCCACAACCAGCATGTTTCTCTGGTCGTAGCGAAGATCGAAGAGCCTGAAAAACCAGTCCTTAAAGTCTCCGGCGAAAATAAGGCTCTCAAGGGGGCCGTTTAACCACAAAGAAAGAGCGGCCGCTATTCCTATCACGCCCACCAGCGTGAAAAGCTCGGCCCCCACGCGGAACCTCCCGGAGAAGGAAAAGGGAAAGCGGTGCCAGAGAAAAAGCATCACAAGCGTAAGGCCGATCACTATAAACGGCATCACCACGATCGCAACGAAGATGTTCTCAAGCAGCGGCGCAAGCCAGAGGCCCGCGAGAAAGCCGAGCACCACGCTCGGAAGCGCCGCCATCACCTCTATAACAGGCTTAACAACATTTCTTATCGAGGGATGGAGAAACTGCGAAACGCAGATTGCCGCGAGGACCGCAAGCGGTATTGAAAGTATCATCGTGTATATGGCGCCCTTGAGGGTTCCATAGGCAAGCGGCGTCAGGCTGAACTTGGGTTCGAACTCGTCGGTTCCCCCCGTCGACTGCCACACGTAGCGGGGCCTGTCATAGCCCTCATACCATATTTTTCCGAAAAGAGTACGGAAGTTCGTCTCGGGATGCGGGTTGTCAAGATAATAGCTTGAAAGCACCATGTCCGAATCCACGGCCACCACCCCGTTCGCCTTCGGAGAGAAGGTAAGTCCGGCATAAGGAGCTCCTCCGCCCGGAAAATCAAGCTGCTTTGTGGCGGAAGTCGCCTGGTAAAGCGAGATGTTTCCCGAGATGTCGGAAGCAAGAAAGCCCCTTCCCCTCTGTGACGCGGAAAACCTGTCGACCGCAGCGGGAAGCGGGGGGAGGACGTGTATCTTCATAAGCTTGCTTTCCCCGCCACCGCCCGTAGTTTCAAACCACACGCTCACGTTTCCCGCGGCATCACCGACAATGAGCGAACGGTGACCCAGAAGGAACCCTATTTCAGTAACTGCCACCCCGGGATTCGCGGTAGCCGCAAGCGTGGATTTGAGTTCCGGAGAAGACGGATCTGAAAGCGACCAGTGATAAAGCTTCCCGTTCTCCGTTGAGACATAGAGGTTTTCAGTTTCGGAATCGATCTGCACTCCGGTTACCGCGGCTCCTTCAAGTTCCCCGGTAAGATCAGCCGTGAATATCTCCGTTTCACTCTCCCCCAAAAACCCTTCCTCCTCGACCTCAGCGTAGGTGAGAAGACGCCCGGACGCCGTGTAGGCCGCGACCACGGGGGTCCCGGTCTCGGGCGAACTCTGGTAGGCAAAGATTTCTATGGGTTCCCCCGTTATCTGGAGAGCTTCTCCCTCCCTCACTTTTGACACTATGGTCCTTTCCGTCCCTTCGCGGAACTCCACCCTGAAGCTGACATCGAAAGGCACTACGCGACCCTCCCTGTCGGCAATCGCGTAGGACGTGTTGCTTTGAGCCTTATAAAAAGAGGTATAGCCAGCTGTCTTGTGGGAAATCGTGTGGGTCTCAAGGAGCTTGGGTTCTTCTTCAAGGGCAAAAAAACGAACGGACCCAAGGGAGTCTACAGTGAAGAACTGTTCCCTGTGCTCATCCACCCCCACATCGAAAATACGTATTTTGTCGGCAGCCGCCCCGGGGCCCAAGCGGTCCCACATCTCCGAGACGGTTTCAAGTTTTTTCTCGGGGCTTTTCCAGAGAGGAACAGCTTCGATTCCTATAAAAAAAAGTATCGCTATGATGCAGAAAATGATTCCCGCGCCGCCGACAAATACCACGTGCCTTGCCAGCCTGTCGTAGAGCTTTCTTCTCCGTATCTGCTTTTGCTTGGAACTCTCTTCGATTCCAAGCTCGTCAGTTTTATTGCTTGACAATGAAGTTACCTTTCATCCGAAATATCAGGCATGAAAAAGAGGGATTAGAACCCGACCTCCTTTGCTCCTACAAGTACTCTGAGCTCGGAGACTTTGGCGGCTGTCAGGGGCAGATAGCCGTCTTTTATGACTATTTCCTGTCCCTCCTGGCTAAGAATGTACCTGAGGAACTCGAGGCGAAGCGGATCAAGCGCTTCATTTGGTTTTTTGTTAATGTAGAGGTAGAGGTACCTTCCAAGCGGATACTTCTTGCCGACAATATTTTCGAGACTGGGACCAAAACAGCCCTTCTCCACAGACTTCGCAATCTCGATTGCCTTTACTCCGGATGTTTTGTACCCGATGCCGCTGTAGCCGATACCCTGAAGATCCTCGGTGATTCCCTGCACAACGGCGGAGGATCCGGGCTGTTCCTTGACGGTGTCCTTGTAGTCGCCCTTGCAAAGCGCCTTCTTCTTGAAGTAGCCGTAGGTGCCCGACGCGGAGTTTCGTCCGTAAACGCTTATCGGCTTACCGGCCCAATCGCCGCCTAGTCCTGCCGCTCCCCACGTGAAAATATCGGAGCCACCCCCGCATTTTCTGTTCTTTGAGAAAATGGCATCAACCTGCTTTATCAAGAGACAGCTAAGCGGGTTGTCCTTGTTTACGTAGACCGCGAGCGCGTCAATTGACGTCGGAACCGCGGTCGGCTTATAGCCGGCTTCCTTTTCAAATTCGTCAATCTCTTTTGATTTCATCATTCTTGACATGGGTCCGAACTGTGAAGTCCCCGCTATGAGGGCCGGAGGAGCGGTACTTGAACCCTTGCCCTCTATCTGGCATCTAACGCTGGGGTAGAACTTTGCGAATCCCTCGCACCAGAACGTCATAAGATTGTTCATGGTGTCGGAACCCACGCTGTCTATGTTTCCAGAAACACCCGTCACCTTAGTGTAGGAAGGTATGGCCGGGTCAACAGTGACTGTCTGGGCAGAGGCGACCGGACCGAGGGCGAGCGCGCAGATGACCGCCACAAACACAAAACATGATTTAACACTCAAATTTTTCACTACGGGAATCCTCCTTAAGATAGTGAAAAACAGATCAAACAAGCTGGATTAATTAAAACCCGGAAAGGTTAAGTGCGTGTTAAGAAGCAATTAAAGGAGGGTAAACAAAAATAACGAGGGAGAACGACGCAACCGGAAGAAAAAAGAGCCGCTTGACAGCGCTAGCGTCCGGTTTCTTTGGCAATTATAATGCGATTGTTGGGAGCCTTCCGGCTTGCCTCGTAATATTCCATGGCTTCGGGCATCCACTTGCGAAGATTCTTTATCCTGGTCCTGTAACCTGGGTGGGTAGAAAGAAACTCAGGCGGAGCGCCCCGTCCCGCAGCTCCCATCCTCTCCCAGAAAGGAATCGCCTCGCGCGGGTCATAGCCCGCCTTCGCCATATATATAAGGCCTATCCTGTCGGCCTCGGATTCCTGCTTTCTTGAAAACGGCAGGGCGACCACGAGAGTGGTTCCGATCCCGTAGGCCGCAAGAACCCTGCTTTGTGTTTTCTTGTCCTTTTTGTTCATGGCCGACGCCAGGGCCGCAGAACCCATCTCAAGCAGTATCCCGAGAGTGAGTCTCTCCCCGCCGTGGCGCGCTGTTGCGTGGGCGACCTCATGGGCCATCACAGTCGCCAATCCCGCATCGGTTTTGGCAACGTGCATCATTCCCGTGTAAACCCCGATTTTCCCGCCGGGAAGCGCGAAGGCGTTTACCATCTTGTCATTATCGAAAACTGTGTATTGCCACCTGAGATTGGGTGTGTGTGATACCGCCGCTATGCGTTGGCCGACCCTTGTTACGGTCTGGGCGTAGTGCTTGTTTTTCGAGACCTTTTCGGTCTCAAGCATGCCGAGATACGCACTTGCGCCGAGCTGCATTTCAAACGCCCGGGGGAGGAGGATTAGCTGGGTTCTGTTAGTGATCGGAACTTTGGCGCACGCAACAAGTAGGAGCAGAAAAAGCAGAACTGCAACCGGAAAAAAATTCTTCCTTTTGAGTATCGACCTCAATTCCCGTTAATTCTCTAGGCCCGCAAGCCTGCGGGCCCAAGATAAAGTAAAAATCCTAGCCTTCTATGCTAATGGAATCAGGAAAGATCAGCTTCCCTCATTCTCTTCATGCCCTCGTCTATGTCATCGTCAGAACATGCGTAGGTGACGCGGACATAACCTTCTCCCTGGCTTCCGAAGGCCGTACCGGCAACTACGGCAACCGCCGCGCGCTCCACGAGCCTGTCGGTGAACTGCTGAGAGGTAAGTCCCGTGCCCGAGATGTCGGCAAACGCGTAAAAAGCTCCGTCGGGCGTATCGCAGGTTATGCCATCAACACTGTTTAGCCCGGCAACCATACGGTCCCTTTTCTGCTCGAGCAAAACAAGCTTGTTCTCGACCCAGTCCTGCGGTCCCGTGAGCGCCGCGTGCGCCGCTTTCTGTATGAACGCCGCCACGTTCGTTATCGAGTCCTGAAGGAATATCGAGAGCTTATCGATAACAGGCTTCGGAGCCACGGTCCACCCTATTCTCCACCCCGTCATGGCCCAAGTCTTTGAGAACGTGTCTATGCAGATCACCCTGTCGCGTATGCTCTCTATCGAGGAGATCGAGAGATGCGGCTTTCCGAAGGTGACCTGAGAGAATATCTCGTCCGATATAACCATCACCTGGGGATGGCGCTCAAGCATGTCGGCTATCTCCTGGGGATTTTCCACTAGGTGGCCGTTAGGCCTCTGGGGGGTGTTTATGATCACGAGCTTTGTTTTAGGAGTTATGAGTTCCTCAAGCTTCTCTACGTCGAACTGCCAGTCGGGCTTCGTTAACGGGGTATGCTTTATCACCGCGTTTGCGTACTTTGCCCATACCTCATCGGGGGGATACCCTGGGTTCGGAAATATCACCTCGTCCCCGTCCTCAAGAAAAGTAAGAAGGTTCATCGTAAG comes from the Candidatus Dadabacteria bacterium genome and includes:
- the trpB gene encoding tryptophan synthase subunit beta — protein: MGKTNRKYSYPDVGGHFGDFGGRYVSETLMPALIELQKGYEEAAADKTFHEEIDYYLKHYVGRPTPLYYARAMTESLGGAKIYLKREDLAHTGAHKINNTIGQAVLCERMGKQRIIAETGAGQHGVATATVAALMNKECVIYMGEEDTKRQELNVFRMKLLGAEVMPVGSGTKTLKDAMNEAMRDWVTNVRNTFYIIGSVAGPHPYPMMVRDFQSVIGREAREQILAAEGRLPDTLVACVGGGSNAMGLFFPFIEKQGVRKIGVEAAGHGIESDLHSATITAGSVGVLHGSKTYLLQDADGQVKGAHSVAAGLDYPGVGPEHSYFQDSDKVEYVSVTDEEALSAFSFLSEVEGIIPALETAHAVAHVRKIAPSMSHEQIIVICLSGRGDKDIHTASSFM
- a CDS encoding phosphoribosylanthranilate isomerase gives rise to the protein MTRVKVCGITNLEDALCAVRLGASALGFIFYEKSPRFITPREAGEVIRQIPPFVTKVGVFVNAEAASLREAKEIAGFDVYQFHGDETPGFCAAFGEGYIKVIRVKNADSLDTIDLYDTDTFLFDTYSPDAYGGTGENFSWDVLARRKLEDKFVILSGGLNPDNVRDAIRAVGPYAIDVSSGVESFPGIKDHTKLERFMEAVSDGQN
- a CDS encoding response regulator transcription factor, with product MEKLIAVVDDEKDILNLITHHLKREGYQVKSFQSGKDFLLYINSVPPDLVLLDIMLPGLDGLEICRILKSKTSTESIPIIMITAKSTEADIVVGLELGADDYIVKPFRTRELVARVKSILRRYAMKDPGDGTLRVGPLSINPASYEVSVYSRKIDLTTTEFRILETLGEAEGKVFTRDQLLKRKTLWGDERVVFDRTIDVHIKNLREKLGSAGKMIKTVRGIGYKLEEIQTA
- a CDS encoding PAS domain-containing protein, with amino-acid sequence MKIFRKHFLYLLCIAAAAALLAVLLPPGRGPLGYIIYVFAFVVFGFILSWIIERDILKDFSRISKALEHLPEKQKKARKTGRKVGGFDTGVSISISELSERISLQMQSAEREGNQLKSIIESMWEGVIIISREEELLLLNDTAKEMFAIDDAAIGRPYMETVRNPDLQALISRMQRKKKSATQEISVLYPQERSYLVSVRVSPRYREIVVVIFDITEFKNLERIKADFVANVSHELRTPLTSIKGYIETLLDKSYDTNAEKKKFLEIIEENTDRLIAIASDLLVLSELESGETDTQDSRKGDEEIDIRETILRSVGSLDSLFSKNRVNLSLEIEDGMPPYRANRFLVERMLINLVENSAKYTPADGSVSVRASAQNGSLRIEIEDSGIGIPPEHHERIFERFYRVDKNRSREIGGTGLGLSIVKHIVIQHGGTIALRSTEGEGSTFTVELPHRDQ
- the phoU gene encoding phosphate signaling complex protein PhoU, with protein sequence MKRSRMIKYEEELVLLNKKLLEMASLVESMIAKSIKALREGNMILAQEVISTDDQVNAMEIEIDNLCVKILALYQPEAKDLRTVTMIMKVNNDLERIGDHASSISRMALFMADYPPIKPLVDIPKMADKAMEMLRESLDAFIRRDAKLAVAVCQKDDEVDNYEPQIVRELITFVMSDPSTLNRALRYIYVARHIERVADLATNIAEDAYYIATGEVLKHQHTSEMN
- a CDS encoding phosphate ABC transporter ATP-binding protein, producing MERQEFRAPEINGAAPAPKARKQEKAKPVPDPLVEVEDLSLFYGAKQALRDINMNIPRRHVTAFIGPSGCGKSTMLRCFNRLNDLIDDCRVEGEISINGKSIFDPDVDITDLRKRVGMVFQKSNPFPKSIYENVAYGARIAGIKKKSVLDDIVEKNLKRAALWDEVNDRLSDSAMSLSGGQQQRLCIARAIAVEPDVLLMDEPCSALDPVATAKIEDLVTELKSKFTIVIVTHNMQQAARVSDYTAFMYIGDIVEFDTTEKIFLNPAKKHTEDYVSGKFG